The following are encoded together in the Streptomyces flavofungini genome:
- a CDS encoding DMT family transporter, giving the protein MGILLVAGAIVSEIAATLSLRASHGLTRLCPTVLVVLGYGAAFVFLAQALKTLDVGPVYAVWSGLGTIGALVGGVLLFDESVRLATVAGALLITIGVVVMYVGGGLEH; this is encoded by the coding sequence ATGGGAATCCTCCTGGTCGCGGGCGCCATCGTCTCCGAGATCGCCGCCACCCTCTCCCTGCGCGCCTCGCACGGCCTCACCCGCCTCTGCCCGACCGTCCTCGTGGTCCTCGGCTACGGCGCCGCGTTCGTGTTCCTCGCCCAGGCGCTCAAGACCCTCGACGTCGGCCCCGTGTACGCGGTGTGGTCCGGGCTCGGCACCATCGGCGCGCTGGTCGGCGGTGTGCTCCTGTTCGACGAGAGCGTCCGCCTCGCCACGGTCGCGGGCGCCCTGCTCATCACCATCGGCGTGGTGGTCATGTACGTGGGCGGAGGCCTGGAGCACTGA